CGGCTTCGCGATCCTCGCGAGCGAGTTCATGTGGGCCCGCCACGCACTGCGCAGGGCAAAGGGCGCCGCCCTCGCCGCGAAGGAGAAGGCCTTCGACCCGCGGGTGCGCAGACGCAACCAGGTCCTGCTCCTGGCGGCGAGCGTGGTGCTCGTCGCCTGCTGCGCCACGTATCTCGGCGTCTTCGGCATGACGCTGCCGTGGAACACCGACATCGTGAATCAGCTACCCTAGACCCGCGGCGCCCGACTCGGCCGGTCCTGGCTAGAGTGAGCGCCGCGACGGGCGATTAGCTCAGTGGGAGAGCACTTCGTTCACACCGAAGGGGTCGCTGGTTCAATCCCAGCATCGCCCACCCTCATCTATGCAGATCAGAGGCTCGACCCCCTAGTCGGCGGTCGAGCCTCCCGCACGTGAGTGCCTAACTGCGTGACTACGCTTCCTCGTTGACGCTCTGCTAGGTGACGGACAGGTCTGTGTGGATGGCGGGAGAGCGAGGTGCGCACGGTGAGCGCGGTCGTGGATGCGCTCGATCGCGCTTCACCGGCCCACGGCAACGCCCGGCGCTGGGCCGATGAGGTCCAGCGCTCGCTACGCGACGACCCCGGTGCGTGGCTGGAAGCG
This Streptosporangiales bacterium DNA region includes the following protein-coding sequences:
- a CDS encoding TIGR02611 family protein, translated to MAAAERCRARMRRNKVLNTTWRVFVFVIGIVVLLAGIIMLVTPGPGWLAIVAGFAILASEFMWARHALRRAKGAALAAKEKAFDPRVRRRNQVLLLAASVVLVACCATYLGVFGMTLPWNTDIVNQLP